In Erwinia pyrifoliae DSM 12163, the genomic window TCGACGTCGTACTGCAAGATATCATTTAAGTAACACGATGGGGTAAGCACAGTGTAAAACAAGGCCATATTGTGGCGAAGCACCGTCCGAGGAGCTGGCGGTGTGATAACAGCATGAAAGAGAGCGGCAATGGCCTATCTGACTCGATTCAGATAAAAAGGGGACGTCGTCAGACGGTTTCCCATCAGAGTTATTCTTACCGGGTCGCCATGGAGTGGTGCTGAACCAGCGACAATGATGGGTAGCCCGGACCATCATCATCGAACAGCTCAAGATAAAGGCGATAATGCTAAGAACGGGCATTGGCGTAGAAGCGTGGTGCGTAAAGTTTATCATGCAGTCGCACGACATATTTTGTATTCTGCCAGCAGTGCACGTTTATCATCATGGTACAAATAATCCATTTCTTATACGTCAGTGTTAAATGCCCTCACGTATTTTCAATGGATTGAGCAAGGTTCATTGACTCAGGCGGTACAGTTCGATATAGGTTTCATGGAAGAAAGCCAGCTCGATATTGAGCGTATGCGGGCAACGGCCACTTTCCATCCCATCCGCAGCGCCACTCAGCCTCACTCGGTAAATGCTGTTTTTCCTATTACTTTGCCATGAACTGCAATCTCTGTGGCATGGCATTCAAAGGATGCGGGGCCATTCTCAACGCGTATTCTGTCGCCCGGCAGACGGTAAACATTTTTGATGCTTTTAAAACCGTCGATTTCAATCAGCCAGCGCCCATCATTGATCTCACCGGTAAGTTCATCCACCAGGTAAATCGATTGTTCAAACTTAACCAGCAGCAGTGATGCGCTTTGATGGGGAATCAATCGGGCATCATAGCTCACCCAATCTGAAGAAGTGTATGCCCCATTGGTGATTTCATGGCATTGCAACGTTAATGCGGATGAGGTGCCGGCAGAGGAAAACGCCTGCCCTTCACCGGTGGTAAGCCACAGCAGCGATGCGCCGGTATCAAGATGGCAGGCAATCAGCCAGTCGTGAGGGAAGTTATCGCGCATCCAGCGGTTGGCCATGGTGCTTTGTGACACGCCAAGATGATCGCACAACGCCTGTCTGGTGGTTAATCCATAAGCCTGCAGGATGCGGGTTATGGCTGCCTTTCCACCACTCTGAGATAAGAAGTTAAATCTCGTCATCCGTTTTGGG contains:
- a CDS encoding phage repressor protein CI, which encodes MPAPNDNPKRMTRFNFLSQSGGKAAITRILQAYGLTTRQALCDHLGVSQSTMANRWMRDNFPHDWLIACHLDTGASLLWLTTGEGQAFSSAGTSSALTLQCHEITNGAYTSSDWVSYDARLIPHQSASLLLVKFEQSIYLVDELTGEINDGRWLIEIDGFKSIKNVYRLPGDRIRVENGPASFECHATEIAVHGKVIGKTAFTE